Proteins encoded in a region of the Pseudomonas denitrificans (nom. rej.) genome:
- a CDS encoding OprD family porin, whose translation MPSPLSSSPLARLSALALLGGIAAPASADFLEDSSARLESRTFYFNRDFRDGSSSNPQGASKREETAQGFILNLQSGYTEGTVGFGVDALAMLGVKLDSSPADSNSGLLPYSGHDPRHSEDQYAKAGVTGKLRVSHTQFKYGAMLPDMPLLKYNDGRLLPNMFHGAQLTSEEIAHLKLTATRLERYTARDSTDAQDVRLNCKNKRYACDTTGNRFDSYQADYQVNDQLLLQYAQGGLENVYRQRYVGIVGKQALGAGKVTADLRWFDSDDDGSARAGEIDNRALSLLLAYAQGGHILSAGWQRMSGDSSMPYLDGSNPYLANYVQVNDFANAQERSWQLRYDFDLRSVGVPGLSFMTRYVNGDHIALANGDEGKEWERDVEFKYVIQTGTFKDLSLRLRNATYRTNYEQSARDVDEVRLIASYNFSML comes from the coding sequence ATGCCCTCGCCCCTCTCCTCCAGCCCGCTCGCCCGCCTGAGCGCCCTCGCCCTGCTCGGTGGCATCGCCGCCCCGGCCAGCGCCGACTTCCTGGAGGACAGCAGCGCGCGCCTGGAGTCGCGCACCTTCTACTTCAACCGCGACTTCCGCGACGGCAGCTCGTCCAACCCGCAGGGTGCCTCCAAGCGTGAGGAAACCGCGCAGGGCTTCATTCTCAACCTGCAATCGGGCTACACCGAAGGCACCGTCGGCTTCGGTGTCGATGCCCTGGCCATGCTCGGCGTGAAACTCGACTCCAGCCCCGCCGACAGCAACAGCGGCCTGCTGCCCTACAGCGGCCACGACCCGCGTCACTCCGAAGACCAGTACGCCAAGGCCGGCGTCACCGGCAAGCTGCGCGTCTCCCACACCCAGTTCAAGTACGGCGCGATGCTGCCGGACATGCCGCTGCTCAAGTACAACGACGGCCGCCTGCTGCCCAACATGTTCCACGGCGCGCAGCTGACCAGCGAGGAAATCGCCCACCTCAAGCTCACCGCCACACGCCTGGAGCGCTACACCGCGCGCGACTCCACCGATGCCCAGGACGTGCGCCTGAACTGCAAGAACAAGCGCTACGCCTGCGACACCACCGGCAACCGCTTCGACTCCTACCAGGCAGACTACCAGGTCAACGACCAGCTCCTGCTGCAGTACGCCCAGGGCGGGCTGGAGAACGTCTACCGCCAGCGCTACGTCGGCATCGTCGGCAAGCAGGCGTTGGGTGCAGGGAAGGTCACGGCCGACCTGCGCTGGTTCGACAGCGACGACGACGGCTCGGCCCGCGCCGGGGAGATCGACAACCGCGCGCTGAGCCTGCTGCTGGCCTATGCCCAGGGCGGCCATATCCTCAGCGCCGGCTGGCAGCGCATGAGCGGCGACAGCTCCATGCCCTACCTCGACGGCAGCAACCCCTACCTCGCCAACTACGTGCAGGTGAACGACTTCGCCAACGCCCAGGAACGCTCCTGGCAACTGCGCTACGACTTCGACCTGCGCAGCGTCGGTGTGCCCGGCCTGAGCTTCATGACCCGCTACGTCAACGGCGACCACATCGCCCTGGCCAACGGCGACGAGGGCAAGGAATGGGAGCGCGACGTGGAGTTCAAGTACGTGATCCAGACCGGCACCTTCAAGGACCTCAGCCTGCGCCTGCGCAACGCCACCTACCGCACCAACTACGAACAGTCGGCGCGCGATGTGGACGAGGTGCGGCTGATCGCCAGCTACAACTTCTCGATGCTCTGA
- the phnX gene encoding phosphonoacetaldehyde hydrolase — MHYQQPKQLQAAILDWAGTVVDFGSFAPTQIFVEAFAEFGVQVSLEEARGPMGMGKWDHIRTLCDIPAIGERYRAAFGHLPTDDDVTAIYERFMPLQIEKIAEHSALIPGALDAIAALRKQGLKIGSCSGYPAVVMEKVVALAKTNGYVADHVVATDEVPNGRPHPAQALANVIALGINDVAACVKVDDTWPGILEGRSAGMWTVALTCSGNALGLTYEQYKALPAEKLEQERHRIGQMFEGSRPHYLIDTIAELPAVIADINARLARGEMPQAC; from the coding sequence ATGCACTACCAGCAACCCAAGCAACTGCAGGCCGCCATCCTCGACTGGGCCGGCACCGTGGTCGACTTCGGCTCCTTCGCGCCGACGCAGATCTTCGTCGAAGCCTTCGCCGAGTTCGGCGTCCAGGTCAGCCTGGAAGAAGCCCGTGGCCCGATGGGCATGGGCAAGTGGGACCACATCCGCACCCTGTGCGACATCCCCGCCATCGGCGAACGCTACCGCGCCGCCTTCGGCCACCTGCCCACCGATGACGACGTCACCGCCATCTACGAGCGCTTCATGCCGCTGCAGATCGAGAAGATCGCCGAGCACTCGGCGCTGATTCCCGGCGCGCTGGACGCCATCGCCGCACTGCGCAAGCAAGGGCTGAAGATCGGCTCCTGCTCCGGCTACCCCGCGGTGGTGATGGAGAAGGTCGTCGCCCTGGCGAAGACCAACGGCTACGTCGCCGACCATGTGGTCGCTACCGATGAAGTGCCCAACGGCCGTCCGCACCCGGCCCAGGCACTGGCCAACGTGATTGCCCTGGGCATCAACGACGTGGCGGCCTGCGTGAAGGTCGATGACACCTGGCCGGGCATCCTCGAAGGCCGCAGTGCCGGCATGTGGACTGTGGCGCTGACCTGCTCGGGCAACGCCCTGGGTCTGACCTATGAGCAGTACAAGGCGCTGCCGGCGGAGAAGCTGGAGCAGGAACGCCACCGCATCGGCCAGATGTTCGAAGGCTCGCGCCCGCACTACCTGATCGACACCATCGCCGAACTGCCGGCGGTGATCGCCGACATCAACGCGCGCCTGGCGCGGGGAGAGATGCCGCAGGCCTGCTGA
- the phnC gene encoding phosphonate ABC transporter ATP-binding protein — protein sequence MIRVAQLTKGYGDNPVLRGIDLRIEAGEFVVILGQSGAGKSTLLRCMNRLAQADGGELQVAGVDAMQARDQRELRRRVAMIFQHHNVVPRLSVLKNVLTGRLGCVGTFASVLQLFSRDDVALARECLRRVELEHKAEARTDSLSGGQMQRVGIARALAQQPQVILADEPVASLDPKTAQLVMHYLREATRKLGITVVCNLHQVDLAREFGDRIVGLANGRLVFDGSHEQLDDAALRRIYQQRPSSEATAYQEAARAVYASETGAGA from the coding sequence ATGATCCGCGTCGCCCAGCTGACCAAGGGCTACGGCGACAACCCGGTGCTGCGCGGGATCGACCTGCGCATCGAGGCCGGCGAGTTCGTGGTGATCCTCGGCCAGTCCGGCGCCGGCAAGTCCACCCTGCTGCGCTGCATGAACCGCCTGGCCCAGGCCGACGGCGGCGAATTGCAGGTGGCCGGCGTCGACGCCATGCAGGCGCGCGACCAGCGCGAACTACGTCGGCGGGTGGCGATGATCTTCCAGCACCACAACGTGGTGCCGCGCCTGTCGGTGTTGAAGAATGTGCTCACCGGGCGCCTGGGCTGCGTCGGCACCTTCGCCTCGGTGCTGCAGCTGTTCAGCCGCGACGACGTCGCCCTGGCCCGCGAATGCCTGCGCCGGGTGGAGCTGGAACACAAGGCGGAAGCGCGCACCGATTCCCTCTCCGGCGGACAGATGCAGCGCGTGGGCATCGCCCGTGCGCTGGCCCAGCAGCCGCAGGTGATCCTCGCCGACGAACCGGTGGCGAGCCTTGACCCGAAGACCGCACAGCTGGTCATGCACTACCTGCGCGAGGCCACCCGCAAGCTGGGCATCACCGTGGTGTGCAACCTGCACCAGGTAGACCTGGCGCGGGAGTTCGGCGACCGCATCGTCGGCCTCGCCAACGGCCGTCTGGTGTTCGACGGCAGCCACGAACAACTGGACGACGCGGCCCTGCGGCGCATCTACCAGCAACGCCCGAGCAGCGAGGCAACCGCCTACCAGGAGGCCGCCCGCGCGGTCTACGCCAGCGAAACAGGAGCCGGAGCATGA
- the psrA gene encoding iron-containing alcohol dehydrogenase PsrA produces MPARFHNPVATVFGGGSLDHIAELCEGKVALVTFPEAAQLGLIDRVRNLLGEHLAYVIDDVQPNPDVAWLRDVHERFWREAADCSTVFALGGGSAIDTAKALIVGTASGHFDELLDLLAAGKRFTPARSKTLIAAPTTAGTGSEVTPWATIWDAQQQKKYSLHLDCTWPKVALIDPDLMLSVPAGVTVSTGLDALSHALESIWNHNANPISDTFALSAIEDILDCLPRLQQDLSNRELRSRMALAALKAGMAFSNTKTALAHSISYEMTLRHGLPHGIACSFTLPLVLGLAWGRDADRDRTLQRVFGHDLAGAQKRLREFLHRLGVKTEFGDYGVTAAEAEAMIDFAMQGARGRNFIGSQAA; encoded by the coding sequence ATGCCTGCCCGATTCCATAATCCGGTCGCCACCGTTTTCGGCGGCGGCAGCCTGGACCACATCGCCGAGTTGTGCGAAGGCAAGGTCGCCCTGGTGACCTTCCCCGAAGCCGCGCAACTGGGGCTGATCGACCGTGTTCGAAACCTGCTCGGCGAGCACCTCGCCTACGTCATCGACGATGTGCAGCCCAACCCCGACGTGGCTTGGCTGCGCGATGTGCACGAGCGTTTCTGGCGTGAGGCAGCGGACTGCAGCACCGTCTTCGCCCTCGGCGGCGGCAGCGCCATCGACACCGCCAAGGCGCTGATCGTCGGCACCGCATCCGGGCACTTCGACGAACTGCTCGATCTGCTGGCCGCCGGCAAGCGCTTCACTCCGGCGCGCAGCAAGACACTGATCGCCGCGCCGACCACCGCCGGCACCGGCAGCGAAGTCACGCCCTGGGCGACCATCTGGGACGCGCAGCAGCAGAAGAAGTATTCCCTGCACCTGGACTGCACCTGGCCCAAGGTCGCGCTGATCGACCCGGACCTGATGCTCAGCGTGCCCGCCGGGGTGACGGTTTCCACCGGGCTGGACGCGCTATCCCACGCGCTGGAATCGATCTGGAACCACAACGCCAACCCCATCTCCGACACCTTCGCCCTCTCCGCCATCGAGGACATCCTCGACTGCCTGCCGCGCCTGCAGCAGGACCTTTCCAACCGCGAACTGCGCTCGCGCATGGCCCTGGCCGCGCTGAAGGCCGGCATGGCCTTCTCCAACACCAAGACCGCGCTGGCCCACTCCATCTCCTACGAGATGACCCTGCGCCACGGCCTGCCCCACGGCATCGCCTGCTCCTTCACCCTGCCGCTGGTGCTGGGCCTGGCCTGGGGCCGCGATGCCGACCGCGACCGCACCCTGCAACGGGTCTTCGGCCACGACCTTGCCGGCGCGCAGAAGCGCCTGCGTGAATTCCTCCACCGCCTCGGGGTCAAGACCGAGTTCGGCGACTACGGCGTGACTGCCGCGGAAGCCGAAGCGATGATCGACTTCGCCATGCAGGGTGCCCGCGGCCGCAACTTCATCGGCTCCCAGGCCGCCTGA
- a CDS encoding MFS transporter encodes MSSASAPALQRADRDSRNSAQVLSLCLPSDVLLYLLLPMYAADFGVTLVEAGILLAANRLVRIVGYGWVVRFYGRHGDRAACSLAAFAAAACALGNATLSGFAALLVLRLVWGLCFATFNLSTQTLATAEAQGAARRAGRSRATLSIGPMLFLPLGAVMAQSLGPRSIFFVLCVSALCGLWCARALPDKAHDIPANSGRRLRLPDSIATWSFIEGVTLDGLFIFGLSLYAQTHLGGTGVLVAGVLMAVRYLSEMLFSPFGGRLADRFGALRMLVVLSLATSLALLMFGSYWLFVGAFFVLVLRALQLPLVVTLVAQRNPQARIQALAGNAVWRDIGAGLGPILAGVLLPQVPALWAYAGAAAILALSALGCAWRR; translated from the coding sequence ATGTCGTCCGCTTCCGCGCCTGCCCTGCAGCGAGCCGACCGAGATTCGCGCAACTCCGCCCAGGTGCTCAGCCTGTGCCTGCCCAGCGACGTGCTGCTGTACCTGCTGCTGCCGATGTACGCCGCCGATTTCGGTGTGACCCTGGTGGAAGCGGGCATCCTGCTGGCGGCCAACCGGCTGGTGCGCATCGTCGGCTATGGCTGGGTGGTGCGCTTCTACGGCCGCCACGGCGACCGCGCCGCGTGCAGCCTCGCGGCCTTCGCGGCGGCGGCCTGTGCGCTGGGCAACGCGACCCTGTCCGGCTTCGCTGCGCTGCTGGTCCTTAGGCTGGTCTGGGGCCTGTGCTTCGCCACGTTCAACCTCAGTACCCAGACCCTCGCCACCGCTGAAGCACAGGGCGCCGCACGCCGCGCCGGGCGCTCGCGGGCGACTCTCTCCATCGGGCCGATGCTGTTCCTCCCGCTGGGCGCGGTAATGGCCCAGTCGCTGGGCCCGCGCAGTATCTTCTTCGTCCTCTGCGTCAGCGCCCTGTGCGGCCTCTGGTGCGCCCGCGCGCTGCCCGACAAGGCCCACGACATCCCTGCCAACAGCGGCCGCCGCCTGCGCCTGCCGGACAGCATCGCCACCTGGTCCTTCATCGAGGGCGTGACCCTCGACGGCCTGTTCATCTTCGGCCTGTCGCTCTACGCGCAGACTCACCTGGGCGGCACCGGCGTGCTGGTGGCGGGCGTGCTGATGGCGGTGCGGTATCTCAGCGAGATGCTCTTCAGCCCCTTCGGCGGGCGCCTGGCGGATCGCTTCGGCGCACTGCGCATGCTGGTCGTGTTGTCGCTGGCCACCTCACTGGCGCTGCTGATGTTCGGCAGCTACTGGCTGTTCGTCGGTGCCTTCTTCGTGCTGGTGCTGCGCGCGTTGCAGCTGCCGCTGGTGGTGACGCTGGTGGCGCAGCGCAATCCGCAGGCGCGCATCCAGGCGTTGGCGGGCAATGCGGTGTGGCGCGATATCGGTGCGGGGCTCGGGCCGATCCTGGCCGGCGTACTGCTGCCGCAGGTGCCGGCGCTCTGGGCCTACGCGGGTGCGGCTGCGATACTGGCGCTCAGCGCGCTGGGCTGTGCCTGGCGACGTTGA
- a CDS encoding LysR substrate-binding domain-containing protein, whose translation MYQYHKWLRSFHAVARTGSFTQAAALLSVGQPTISEQVSGLEKRFSVELFHRRGRFIELSPAGQQLYAITQGLFGQEDEALQLLQSFQQRKQGMLRLGAVSPPIAMSLTYSLMQRYPDIELETSFTSEAGTLERLYNFDIDVAILALSEFDQRLSTQLYRTCPILAVVRDDHPWARQESVSVQEIAKERVVLREPASRTRQLVEEGCRQHGVELDCAMQLNSREAIVHAVVHGIGVGFVSAVEYADRPGTRSIAFAEDPFHISYYLCCLGIRRKRPIIAELFDSTA comes from the coding sequence ATGTACCAGTACCACAAGTGGTTGCGCTCCTTTCATGCCGTGGCCCGCACCGGCAGCTTCACCCAGGCGGCGGCACTGCTGAGCGTCGGCCAGCCGACCATCAGCGAGCAGGTCAGCGGGCTGGAGAAGCGCTTTTCCGTGGAGCTGTTCCACCGCCGCGGCCGCTTCATCGAGCTGAGCCCGGCCGGGCAGCAGCTCTACGCGATCACCCAGGGCCTGTTCGGCCAGGAGGACGAAGCCTTGCAACTGCTGCAGAGCTTCCAGCAGCGCAAGCAGGGCATGCTGCGCCTCGGCGCGGTGTCGCCGCCGATCGCCATGAGCCTGACCTACTCGCTGATGCAGCGTTACCCGGACATCGAACTGGAGACTTCCTTCACCAGCGAGGCCGGCACCCTGGAGCGGCTGTACAACTTCGACATCGACGTGGCGATCCTCGCCCTCTCCGAGTTCGACCAGCGCCTGAGCACCCAGCTGTACCGCACCTGCCCGATCCTCGCGGTGGTACGCGACGACCACCCCTGGGCACGGCAGGAATCGGTCAGCGTGCAGGAGATCGCCAAGGAGCGTGTGGTACTGCGCGAGCCGGCCTCACGTACCCGCCAGCTGGTAGAGGAAGGCTGTCGCCAGCACGGCGTGGAGCTGGACTGCGCGATGCAGCTGAACAGCCGCGAGGCCATCGTGCATGCGGTGGTACACGGCATCGGCGTGGGCTTCGTCTCGGCGGTGGAGTACGCCGACCGGCCGGGCACGCGCTCCATCGCCTTCGCCGAGGACCCGTTCCACATCAGCTACTACCTGTGCTGCCTGGGCATCCGCCGCAAGCGGCCGATCATCGCCGAGCTGTTCGACTCCACGGCCTGA
- a CDS encoding DUF6021 family protein: MKGHGEITERPGVAPERWPDRSGPGDKRGLPGYPQRQVPLGGSRHIDPELGFDPDSPDLADPQIDPPHPPHVPHDGPDPQRQRRVPGDKYPPYSGH; the protein is encoded by the coding sequence ATGAAAGGCCACGGTGAAATCACAGAGCGCCCGGGCGTTGCCCCTGAACGCTGGCCGGACAGGTCCGGCCCCGGCGACAAGCGTGGGCTGCCCGGCTACCCGCAGCGCCAGGTGCCCCTGGGTGGTTCGCGGCATATTGATCCGGAGCTGGGTTTCGACCCGGATTCGCCGGACCTCGCCGACCCGCAGATCGACCCGCCGCATCCGCCCCACGTTCCCCATGACGGCCCGGACCCACAGCGCCAGCGACGCGTGCCGGGGGACAAATATCCGCCGTATTCGGGGCACTAG
- the phnE gene encoding phosphonate ABC transporter, permease protein PhnE, which yields MNLRSHQWMVETPHTKRGWLTTGIAVLAVFYLLHWSAEGAQLSWSELASGLPQIGDFLSRSLPPDLSILPSLWGPALETLQIALWGTLLGIVLAVPLGFLAARNLHGNRWLYLATRQLLNVIRSINELILALVFVSAVGLGPFPGVLALALHGVGMLGKFFAESIEEIDQGPIEALQATGARPLQVIVFGVLPQVITAWIAVVLYRFEVNLRSATVLGMVGAGGLGFELVSSLKLFKYQETATCIVVITVMVVLADLLSNRLRHAIQGNGRH from the coding sequence ATGAACCTGCGCAGCCACCAGTGGATGGTCGAGACGCCGCACACCAAGCGCGGCTGGCTGACCACCGGCATCGCCGTGCTGGCGGTGTTCTACCTATTGCACTGGAGCGCCGAGGGCGCACAGCTGAGCTGGAGCGAACTGGCCAGCGGCCTGCCGCAGATCGGCGACTTCCTCAGCCGCTCGCTGCCGCCGGACCTGAGCATCCTGCCGAGCCTCTGGGGCCCGGCGCTGGAGACCCTGCAGATCGCCCTCTGGGGCACCCTGCTGGGCATCGTGCTCGCCGTGCCGCTGGGCTTTCTCGCCGCACGCAACCTGCACGGCAACCGCTGGCTGTACCTCGCCACGCGCCAGCTGCTCAACGTCATCCGCAGCATCAACGAACTGATCCTCGCTCTGGTGTTCGTCTCCGCCGTGGGCCTGGGGCCCTTCCCCGGCGTGCTGGCCCTGGCACTGCACGGCGTGGGCATGCTCGGCAAGTTCTTCGCCGAGAGCATCGAGGAGATCGACCAGGGCCCCATCGAGGCGCTGCAGGCCACCGGTGCGCGGCCGTTGCAGGTGATCGTGTTCGGCGTGCTGCCGCAGGTGATCACCGCGTGGATCGCGGTGGTGCTCTACCGCTTCGAGGTCAACCTGCGCTCGGCCACCGTGCTCGGCATGGTCGGTGCTGGCGGCCTGGGCTTCGAACTGGTCAGCAGCCTGAAGCTGTTCAAGTACCAAGAGACCGCCACCTGCATCGTCGTCATCACCGTCATGGTGGTGCTTGCCGACCTGCTGTCCAACCGCCTGCGCCACGCCATCCAGGGTAACGGGCGGCACTGA
- a CDS encoding MFS transporter, with protein MNRAQTLSGPVSAATPFRLAQWRMLLAAMFCYLFFYTGRQTFGFAIPGIQAEFGLSKETLGWASSAMLWMYAIGQAINGNLADKFGGRRIMSLGAALSCGANWVTSFAGGFVSLVLPWGINGYFQALGWAPGSRLLSNWWSAAERGKVYGFYVFAAGCASVLSYVTSVIVIDVMHLEWRWIFRLPVLLMLAGGIVFYLVARERPQDMGFEPLADTGVANAEDRASEAAHGEEETSTQRYLAVLKNPRLLVAALSLGFQNAARYGLIVWVPVHFLGADWQKGQSFIDPKWITIALPVGMAVGALSNGWVSDRLFGSKRYRAIMLYMVLGALTSLWMWSLPAHSGVGLLALFLCGFFVYGPASSFWALCPDLVGARRAGTATGIMNFSSYLFAGLAEPLIGRMLDTTGNTSLIFIVVTTACVCSAVVALFVRR; from the coding sequence ATGAACCGTGCACAAACCCTGTCTGGGCCAGTCTCCGCCGCCACCCCGTTTCGCCTCGCCCAGTGGCGCATGCTGCTGGCCGCGATGTTCTGCTACCTGTTCTTCTACACCGGCCGCCAGACCTTCGGCTTCGCCATCCCCGGCATCCAGGCCGAGTTCGGGCTGAGCAAGGAAACCCTCGGCTGGGCCTCCAGCGCCATGCTGTGGATGTACGCCATCGGCCAGGCCATCAACGGCAATCTCGCCGACAAGTTCGGCGGCCGGCGCATCATGAGCCTCGGCGCGGCGCTGTCCTGCGGGGCCAACTGGGTCACCAGCTTCGCCGGCGGCTTCGTCAGCCTGGTGCTGCCTTGGGGCATCAACGGCTACTTCCAGGCCTTGGGCTGGGCGCCGGGCAGCCGCCTGCTGTCGAACTGGTGGAGCGCCGCCGAGCGCGGCAAGGTCTACGGCTTCTATGTGTTCGCCGCCGGCTGCGCGTCGGTGCTGTCCTACGTCACCTCGGTGATAGTGATCGACGTGATGCACCTGGAGTGGCGCTGGATCTTCCGCCTGCCGGTGCTGCTGATGCTCGCTGGCGGCATCGTGTTCTACCTGGTGGCCCGCGAGCGCCCGCAGGACATGGGCTTCGAGCCGCTGGCCGACACCGGCGTGGCCAACGCCGAGGACCGCGCCAGCGAAGCCGCCCACGGCGAGGAAGAGACCTCGACGCAACGCTACCTCGCCGTGCTGAAGAACCCGCGCCTGCTGGTGGCAGCGCTGTCGCTGGGCTTCCAGAACGCCGCGCGCTACGGGCTGATCGTCTGGGTGCCGGTGCACTTCCTCGGCGCCGACTGGCAGAAGGGCCAGAGCTTCATCGACCCGAAATGGATCACCATCGCCCTGCCCGTCGGCATGGCCGTGGGCGCGCTGAGCAACGGCTGGGTATCCGACCGCCTGTTCGGCAGCAAGCGCTACCGCGCGATCATGCTCTACATGGTGCTGGGCGCCCTCACCAGCCTGTGGATGTGGAGCCTGCCGGCACACAGCGGCGTCGGCCTGCTCGCGCTGTTCCTCTGCGGCTTCTTCGTCTACGGCCCGGCGTCGAGCTTCTGGGCGCTCTGCCCGGACCTGGTCGGCGCGCGCCGCGCCGGCACCGCCACCGGGATCATGAACTTCTCCTCCTACCTCTTTGCGGGTCTGGCCGAACCCCTGATCGGTCGCATGCTGGACACGACCGGCAATACTTCACTGATCTTCATCGTGGTCACCACGGCCTGCGTGTGCAGTGCGGTGGTCGCCCTGTTCGTCCGGCGCTGA
- a CDS encoding LysR substrate-binding domain-containing protein, with amino-acid sequence MSTARLRTFLAVARHASFSAGARAIGLSQPTATTQIQGLEREFNVELFHRRGRRIELTAVGRALLPIAQQMSMLESEATNLLRDSGQLNRGQLKVGAVGPFHVIEMVDLYRRDYPQIDVSIHIGNSASVLADLENYVTDVGVLAGLHDDPAFVAQLYARHPVILFAHIDHPFARNAEVRLQALQGQPLLRREQGSTTRVALERELDKADVTPRIAMEIGSREALREAAIRGIGIGVVSEAEYIADPRLKAIRISGDPVCTETYLYYLAERRSSQVIASFLRSLAQ; translated from the coding sequence ATGTCCACCGCCCGCCTGCGCACCTTCCTCGCCGTGGCCCGCCACGCCAGCTTCAGCGCCGGGGCCAGGGCCATCGGCCTCAGCCAGCCGACCGCGACCACGCAGATCCAGGGCCTGGAGCGCGAGTTCAACGTGGAGCTGTTCCACCGCCGTGGCCGGCGCATCGAGCTGACCGCCGTGGGCCGCGCGCTGCTGCCCATCGCCCAGCAGATGTCGATGCTCGAATCCGAGGCGACCAACCTGCTGCGCGATTCCGGACAGCTCAACCGTGGGCAGCTGAAGGTCGGCGCGGTGGGGCCGTTCCATGTGATCGAGATGGTCGACCTGTACCGCCGCGATTACCCGCAGATCGACGTGTCGATCCACATCGGCAACTCCGCCTCGGTGCTGGCCGACCTGGAAAACTACGTCACCGACGTCGGCGTGCTCGCCGGCCTGCATGACGATCCGGCGTTCGTCGCGCAGTTGTACGCACGCCATCCGGTGATCCTCTTCGCCCACATCGACCACCCGTTCGCGCGTAACGCCGAGGTACGGCTGCAAGCCCTGCAGGGCCAGCCGCTGCTGCGCCGCGAGCAGGGCTCCACTACCCGCGTGGCGCTGGAGCGCGAGCTGGACAAGGCCGACGTGACGCCGCGCATCGCCATGGAGATCGGCAGCCGCGAAGCCCTGCGCGAGGCGGCGATCCGTGGCATCGGCATTGGCGTGGTGTCCGAGGCGGAGTACATCGCCGACCCGCGCCTGAAGGCCATCCGCATCAGTGGTGACCCGGTGTGTACCGAGACCTACCTGTACTACCTCGCCGAGCGCCGCAGCAGCCAGGTGATCGCCTCCTTCCTGCGCTCGCTCGCGCAATAG
- the phnD gene encoding phosphonate ABC transporter substrate-binding protein: protein MTSLTRLFRFAVLPLAFASALLPTAQAQDALTVGLIPSEDSQAMIKSSQLVLDQLQERLGMPVKPFVATDYNGVIEALRAGKLDVAYLGPFSYVLAHQVAGADAFAVAVTKKTGTSAYHSLIIARQDSGIRSLDDLKGHTFAFVDPSSASGHLFPKAGLEQSGHDPKALFSRVIFSGSHDASILAVANRKVDAAAVADRILAGAISSGQVKQDDIQVVWKSDDIPESPMVWRKNLDPELQQKLVAAFASIKDVPWGDQGQLNGFQPTNDAAYNVVRDTAKVLDLDLRSLK, encoded by the coding sequence ATGACTTCGCTGACCAGACTGTTCCGCTTCGCCGTGCTGCCGCTCGCCTTCGCCTCCGCCCTGCTGCCGACCGCGCAGGCGCAGGACGCCCTCACCGTCGGCCTGATTCCCTCCGAGGACTCCCAGGCCATGATCAAGAGCAGCCAGCTGGTGCTCGACCAGTTGCAGGAACGCCTGGGGATGCCGGTGAAGCCCTTCGTGGCCACCGACTACAACGGCGTGATCGAAGCGCTGCGCGCCGGCAAGCTCGACGTCGCCTACCTCGGCCCGTTCTCCTACGTGCTGGCGCATCAGGTCGCCGGTGCCGACGCCTTCGCCGTGGCGGTGACCAAGAAGACCGGCACCAGCGCTTACCACAGCCTGATCATCGCCCGTCAGGACAGCGGCATCCGCAGCCTCGACGACCTCAAGGGCCACACCTTCGCCTTCGTCGACCCCAGTTCCGCCTCCGGCCACCTGTTCCCCAAGGCTGGCCTGGAGCAGTCCGGCCATGACCCGAAGGCGCTGTTCTCGCGGGTGATCTTCTCCGGTTCCCACGACGCCAGCATCCTCGCCGTGGCGAACCGCAAGGTGGACGCCGCCGCCGTGGCCGACCGCATCCTCGCCGGCGCCATCAGCTCGGGGCAGGTCAAGCAGGACGACATCCAGGTCGTCTGGAAGTCCGACGACATCCCCGAATCGCCCATGGTCTGGCGCAAGAACCTCGACCCGGAACTGCAACAGAAACTGGTCGCCGCGTTCGCCTCGATCAAGGACGTGCCGTGGGGCGACCAGGGCCAGCTCAATGGCTTCCAGCCCACCAACGACGCCGCCTACAACGTCGTGCGCGACACCGCCAAGGTGCTCGACCTCGACCTGCGGAGCCTGAAATGA